A single genomic interval of Anopheles marshallii chromosome 2, idAnoMarsDA_429_01, whole genome shotgun sequence harbors:
- the LOC128719462 gene encoding abnormal cell migration protein 10: protein MASLSDDPEKLLSEWLGELENLIGSFDISGTPGTTGNSTTTTVTAAARLRPKSNTSSERTDSYRFSMANLEETQEAELDAILGELSILEERGDLRHGRSHSRTNSTISAATNTTLSSESGCSSVAADTVCSGGSIASGMGVGGVGGASISLHREPRTDSPDNDSAFSDTVSLMSSESSASSSVSSSHLKHLQAAAGGMVAHSAATGPTANQQNLSDGGKQAKIHLALQKLEQASVRRLFVKAFTADGASKSLLVDETMSCGHMTRLLADKNHVQMEPTWAIVEHLPELQMERLFEDHEMLVDNLMLWNRDSKNRVLFLQRPDKVALFKTPEAFLPGTQMAPGSEHDEHTRTMLLDEFFNSGSQITLEGPLYMKNDAKKGWKKYHFVLRASGLHYYPKEKTRSAKDLLCLALFAGHEVYRGLGWKKKHKAPTDYTFALRCPKVPPGVKGIRSVKMLCAEDASTLENWITAIRVMKYGKKLLDNHRTLLDDLAREELDKLSSARSSSIGSIVSSVPSQCSTGSSNSSGSGSNHLLVPLNTTNGSNGNGCATNGNGRLSRASSSSSSGCLSDENNGFDSEFPTGTIKRKPSMKPNLPLTSMTRQLKEVGETTRLKDSPGAGSTGSGSIGDGGTLTRRHSRRRSEESTGSGTLKRRPMPTQNRGSIESMSSSASTPTPVGSVLNTPVNFEPPVTILSPTAHPTIITPNGVGPGTIVEPIPSCMTDSTFSLPPPPPPPASDDPAIMGANFSGSTLSLDSLPPPPPPNELDNSFSGSQLSLASVQLPPPPPPSASAGSSMSTVQSSSVLPAVSTTNTTNGGIVRQQEQRSINATPSVAQSIMKLNSHSHTLPNPTPAAILKKEPIYSKTLKPSALKAPPYKAPPPYNGCDGSASDVPSAPAKSVSFAESPVLLRRKVCFEDEIQEVPPSPRRLCATYSVGPPAPPPRAEATRLSTTYTSPKRLSESSANPPRDFLKDLQRVMNKKWQVAQKCKLEPATTPHEVLGFRDIHGGNDLYSSATPYYRETANVSNWVQEHYGGAPDGLYENLGSNMGMEPNYPIVQNATVPLHQQHPTGSPLPSGGSMKKRPPPPPPKRSEKTQLTTTSTSAVGHTGPTVSQPGPTPQLLHHHHHQQLLNHQYLQQQQQQQPHQPPPTHQQRV, encoded by the exons AGTTTTGATATCAGCGGTACACCGGGCACAACAGGCAATTCAACCACTACGACGGTAACAGCAGCGGCACGTCTACGACCGAAAAGTAACACATCTTCCGAGCGTACCGATTCGTACCGCTTCTCGATGGCGAACCTGGAGGAAACGCAAGAGGCCGAGCTGGATGCCATATTGGGCGAACTGAGCATACTGGAGGAGCGTGGTGATCTACGTCATGGTCGTAGTCACAGCCGTACCAACTCCACAATATCCGCGGCCACCAATACGACGCTCTCGTCGGAAAGTGGCTGCAGCAGTGTGGCAGCCGATACAGTCTGCAGTGGAGGTAGCATTGCGAGCGGCATGGGTGTCGGAGGGGTCGGTGGAGCTAGCATCAGTCTACACCGGGAACCACGCACCGACAGTCCGGACAATGATTCCGCCTTCAGCGATACGGTGTCGCTCATGTCGAGCGAATCGTCCGCTTCTAGCAGTGTTAGCAGCTCTCATCTCAAGCACCTTCAGGCGGCAGCTGGCGGAATGGTGGCGCATAGTGCTGCGACGGGACCAACAGCCAACCAGCAAAATTTGTCAGATGGTGGCAAACAGGCCAAAATTCACCTCGCACTACAAAAGCTAGAGCAGGCCTCGGTACGGCGACTGTTCGTGAAGGCGTTTACGGCCGACGGTGCCTCGAAGTCACTGCTGGTCGACGAAACGATGAGCTGCGGGCACATGACGCGGCTGTTGGCAGACAAAAACCACGTCCAGATGGAGCCTACTTGGGCCATCGTAGAGCATCTGCCTGAGCTGCAGATGGAGCGACTGTTCGAGGACCACGAAATGCTGGTAGACAACTTGATGCTGTGGAATCGGGACTCGAAGAATAGGGTGCTGTTTCTGCAGCGACCGGATAAGGTGGCACTGTTTAAGACACCCGAAGCTTTTCTGCCCGGCACACAGATGGCTCCCGGAAGTGAACACGACGAGCATACGAG GACAATGTTGCTGGATGAGTTCTTCAACAGCGGGAGCCAGATCACGCTGGAAGGGCCCCTATATATGAAGAACGATGCCAAAAAGGGCTGGAAGAAATATCACTTTGTGCTGCGGGCATCCGGGTTGCATTACTACCCGAAGGAAAAGACACGTTCCGCTAAGGATCTGCTCTGTCTGGCACTGTTTGCCGGACACGAAGTGTACCGTGGACTTGGCTGGAAGAAGAAGCACAAAGCCCCGACGGACTACACGTTCGCGCTGCGCTGCCCGAAAGTACCGCCCGGTGTGAAAGGCATACGGTCGGTGAAGATGCTGTGTGCTGAAGATGCGTCCACACTAGAAAACTGGATAACTGCCATACGCGTTATGAAG TATGGAAAGAAGCTTCTAGACAATCACCGAACGCTGTTGGATGATCTGGCTCGGGAAGAGTTAGACAAACTTAGCTCTGCTCGGAGCAGCTCCATTGGGAGCATTGTATCGTCCGTTCCTTCACAGTGTAGCACGGGAAGCAGCAACAGTAGCGGAAGTGGTAGCAATCATCTCCTAGTTCCTCTCAACACAACCAATGGCAGCAATGGTAATGGGTGCGCGACCAACGGAAATGGACGTCTCTCGAGGGCGTCATCGTCAAGCTCGAGCGGATGTTTGTCGGACGAGAACAACGGGTTCGATTCGGAGTTCCCAACGGGCACCATTAAGCGCAAACCCTCGATGAAACCAAATCTTCCACTCACCTCGATGACACGCCAGCTGAAGGAGGTCGGTGAGACAACGCGACTGAAAGATTCACCCGGTGCCGGATCTACGGGGTCGGGTTCGATAGGTGATGGTGGTACTCTGACGCGACGTCACAGTCGACGAAGGAGTGAAGAAAGCACCGGCAGCGGTACTCTTAAACGACGCCCGATGCCAACGCAAAATCGTGGATCGATCGAAAGCATGAGTTCCTCCGCCTCGACGCCAACGCCCGTGGGCAGTGTGTTGAACACGCCGGTCAATTTTGAACCACCGGTAACAATCCTGAGCCCAACCGCTCATCCAACTATTATAACACCGAACGGCGTTGGCCCCGGAACGATCGTTGAACCGATACCGTCCTGCATGACTGATTCGACATTTTCGCttccgccaccaccgccaccacccgcCTCGGACGATCCGGCAATAATGGGAGCGAACTTCTCCGGTTCTACGCTCTCGCTTGATTCGCTACCGCCTCCGCCACCGCCGAACGAACTTGACAACTCATTCAGTGGATCTCAACTGTCGCTGGCTTCTGTGCAATTACctccgccgccaccaccgtcGGCATCGGCAGGTTCTTCCATGTCAACCGTGCAGTCTTCCTCCGTGCTTCCTGCAGTGAgcacaacaaacaccaccaatGGTGGTATCGTACGCCAGCAGGAACAGCGTTCAATCAATGCGACGCCCTCTGTGGCGCAGTCCATCATGAAGCTAAACAGCCACAGTCACACGTTACCGAACCCAACACCTGCTGCCATCTTGAAAAAGGAACCAATCTACTCCAAAACACTGAAGCCATCAGCACTGAAAGCTCCTCCATACAAGGCACCGCCACCATACAACGGTTGTGATGGTTCCGCTTCCGATGTACCGTCGGCTCCAGCGAAGAGTGTATCGTTTGCCGAGTCCCCAGTGTTGTTGCGGCGCAAGGTGTGCTTTGAGGATGAAATTCAAGAAGTGCCACCCTCGCCGAGACGTCTCTGTGCCACATACAGCGTTGGTCCTCCGGCTCCACCACCAAGAGCGGAAGCGACACGCCTTTCCACAACATACACTTCGCCGAAACGATTAAGCGAATCAAGCGCCAATCCTCCTCGCGATTTTCTCAAAGATCTCCAACGTGTGATGAATAAGAAGTGGCAGGTAGCGCAAAAATGTAAGCTAGAACCAGCGACCACTCCACACGAAGTGCTCGGCTTCCGTGACATCCACGGTGGTAACGATCTGTACTCGTCCGCTACACCCTACTACCGTGAAACGGCCAACGTAAGCAACTGGGTGCAGGAACACTACGGTGGTGCACCGGACGGTTTATACGAGAACCTGGGCAGTAACATGGGCATGGAACCGAACTATCCCATCGTTCAGAACGCGACAGTTCCACTGCACCAGCAACATCCGACCGGTAGCCCTTTGCCTTCTGGAGGTAGCATGAagaagcgaccacctccaccaccaccaaagcGCAGCGAGAAGACACAACTGACCACTACGTCTACATCTGCCGTTGGCCACACGGGCCCCACAGTATCACAACCCGGCCCGACTCCTCaacttcttcatcatcatcatcatcaacagctgCTGAACCATCAAtatctgcagcagcagcaacaacagcaaccacatcaaccaccaccaacccatCAGCAGCGGGTCTGA